From one Conexibacter woesei Iso977N genomic stretch:
- the coaBC gene encoding bifunctional phosphopantothenoylcysteine decarboxylase/phosphopantothenate--cysteine ligase CoaBC, whose product MARLLLGVSGGIAAYKALEVVRLATKAGHAVRVIQTPTAQKFVGAASFAALTGAPVLTDEFERDPARGAFPDQQPPDHDPASHLELVRNADAYLIAPASANTIAKLAHGLADNLLTSAALAASCPVLVAPAMNHHMWEHPATQSNLSLLQARGVTIVAPTTGALATRNEWGTGRLADVADLVAAFEAVVPAGARPWDGLRVLITAGGTREPIDAVRYVGNRSSGRMGFAVAEEAAALGAEVTVIAANVTLSRHPRVTYVDVETAAQLGAASKEAFASCDVLVMSAAVADFRPASAHEGKLKKTDRDELALVLERTEDVLTGLAATRRPEQTLVGFAAEHGAGAVEYGRDKLQRKGLDAVVVNDVSQPGIGFDATDNEVTIVTAAGDEAVPRGTKAEVARAILATVDRLRAGAGAQR is encoded by the coding sequence ATGGCGCGCCTGCTCCTCGGGGTCAGCGGGGGCATCGCCGCCTACAAGGCGCTCGAGGTCGTGCGCCTGGCCACGAAGGCCGGGCACGCGGTCCGGGTCATCCAGACCCCGACCGCCCAGAAGTTCGTCGGCGCCGCCTCGTTCGCGGCGCTGACCGGCGCCCCGGTCCTGACCGACGAGTTCGAACGCGACCCCGCCCGGGGCGCGTTCCCCGACCAGCAGCCGCCGGACCACGATCCGGCCTCGCACCTGGAGCTGGTCCGCAACGCCGACGCCTACCTGATCGCGCCCGCGTCGGCCAACACGATCGCCAAGCTCGCGCACGGGCTGGCCGACAACCTGCTGACCTCCGCGGCGCTGGCCGCGTCCTGCCCGGTGCTCGTCGCGCCCGCGATGAACCACCACATGTGGGAGCACCCGGCGACGCAGAGCAACCTGTCGCTGTTGCAGGCGCGCGGCGTGACGATCGTCGCGCCGACCACCGGCGCGCTGGCCACCAGGAACGAGTGGGGGACCGGCCGGCTGGCCGACGTCGCCGACCTCGTCGCCGCCTTCGAGGCCGTGGTCCCCGCGGGCGCCCGCCCGTGGGACGGCCTGCGCGTCCTGATCACCGCGGGCGGGACGCGCGAGCCGATCGACGCGGTCCGCTACGTCGGCAACCGCTCGTCGGGCCGGATGGGCTTCGCGGTCGCCGAGGAGGCCGCGGCGCTCGGCGCCGAGGTCACGGTGATCGCGGCGAACGTCACGCTGTCGCGCCACCCGCGCGTGACCTACGTCGACGTCGAGACCGCGGCGCAGCTCGGCGCGGCGTCGAAGGAAGCTTTTGCGAGCTGCGACGTCTTGGTGATGAGCGCGGCGGTCGCCGACTTCCGGCCCGCGAGCGCGCACGAAGGCAAGCTGAAGAAGACCGATCGCGATGAGCTGGCGCTGGTGCTCGAACGTACAGAGGACGTGTTGACCGGTCTCGCCGCCACCCGCCGCCCGGAGCAGACGCTCGTCGGCTTCGCCGCGGAACATGGCGCGGGCGCGGTCGAGTACGGGCGCGACAAGCTGCAGCGGAAGGGGTTGGATGCGGTGGTGGTCAACGACGTCTCGCAGCCGGGCATCGGGTTCGATGCCACCGACAACGAGGTGACGATCGTCACCGCCGCCGGCGACGAGGCCGTCCCGCGCGGCACGAAGGCCGAGGTCGCGCGCGCGATCCTCGCCACCGTCGACCGCCTCCGCGCCGGAGCGGGAGCGCAGCGATGA
- the rpoZ gene encoding DNA-directed RNA polymerase subunit omega, which produces MISPRIDKLLDHVDSNYASVLVAAKRARQINSYYHNLGEGTFDEFPPPMVETISKNYLTIALEEVAAGKIKYQYR; this is translated from the coding sequence GTGATCAGTCCCCGCATCGACAAGCTGCTCGACCACGTCGACTCCAACTACGCCTCGGTCCTCGTCGCCGCCAAGCGCGCGCGCCAGATCAACTCGTACTACCACAACTTGGGTGAGGGGACGTTCGACGAGTTCCCGCCGCCGATGGTCGAGACCATCTCGAAGAACTACTTGACGATCGCCCTCGAGGAAGTCGCCGCGGGCAAGATCAAGTACCAGTACCGCTAG
- the gmk gene encoding guanylate kinase, with protein sequence MLSSSACSASSLPALPGVFVITGPSGVGKGTLIRLLRERVPELAMSVSATTRRPRPGETQGVDYHFISDEEFARRVDAGEFVEWAEYSGRRYGTLREELDRHTSGGHPVVLEIEVQGARQVRETLPSATQIFIEPPDEATLRERLIGRGTDDPEQVERRLKVAEEELAAAGEFEHVVVNDRLHDAAEQLESIVRGTMTA encoded by the coding sequence GTGCTGAGCTCATCAGCATGCTCCGCAAGTAGCCTCCCGGCTCTGCCCGGCGTATTTGTCATCACCGGACCCTCCGGGGTCGGCAAGGGCACGCTCATCCGCCTGCTGCGCGAGCGTGTCCCCGAGCTCGCGATGAGCGTGTCGGCGACGACGCGCCGGCCGCGACCGGGAGAGACGCAGGGCGTCGACTACCACTTCATCTCCGACGAGGAGTTCGCGCGGAGGGTCGATGCGGGCGAGTTCGTCGAGTGGGCCGAGTACAGCGGCCGCCGCTACGGGACGCTGCGCGAGGAGCTGGACCGCCACACCTCCGGCGGCCATCCGGTCGTCCTGGAGATCGAGGTCCAGGGCGCGCGCCAGGTGCGCGAGACGCTGCCGAGCGCGACCCAGATCTTCATCGAGCCGCCCGACGAGGCGACGCTGCGCGAGCGCCTGATCGGGCGCGGCACCGACGACCCCGAGCAGGTCGAGCGGCGGCTCAAGGTCGCCGAGGAGGAGCTGGCCGCCGCGGGCGAGTTCGAGCACGTCGTCGTCAACGACCGGCTCCACGACGCCGCCGAGCAGCTGGAGTCCATCGTCCGGGGTACAATGACCGCGTGA
- the mihF gene encoding integration host factor, actinobacterial type has protein sequence MSPAANSPTKHTAAPERSLNQRMDALQKANVIRTRRAQLKRDLKAGRVSIHQLLLDPPEFLETAKVFDMLLAVPKYGRVKANKILQTCRISPSKTIGGLSDRQRAELISMLRK, from the coding sequence ATGTCGCCGGCCGCCAACTCGCCCACCAAGCACACGGCGGCACCCGAACGCAGCCTCAACCAGCGGATGGACGCCCTCCAGAAGGCGAACGTCATCCGCACCCGTCGCGCGCAGCTCAAGCGCGACCTGAAGGCCGGTCGAGTGTCGATCCACCAACTGCTTCTCGACCCGCCCGAGTTCCTCGAGACCGCCAAGGTCTTCGACATGCTCCTGGCCGTCCCGAAGTACGGGCGGGTGAAGGCGAACAAGATCCTGCAGACCTGCCGGATCTCGCCCTCGAAGACCATCGGCGGCCTCTCGGATCGCCAGCGTGCTGAGCTCATCAGCATGCTCCGCAAGTAG
- a CDS encoding quinone-dependent dihydroorotate dehydrogenase, with the protein MIWRAFFTLVLRRVDAETAHRLGTRALALTLAPRPLRRAVARACGVRDGALRVEAMGLTFPSPLGLAAGFDKDAAHLNELAALGFGFVEVGTITAQPQPGNPRPRLFRLPADRALVNRMGFNNGGATAAVVRLAKRRDPGLVVGVNIGKTKLADDAAADYRASAAALAPLADYLVINVSSPNTPGLRDLQAVEQLEPLVAAVREGMGANAVPLLVKIAPDLADDDVDAVAAFALRVGLDGLIATNTTISRDGLATPRAEVEAAGAGGLSGPPVAERSTQVLRRLRERLGADFTIISVGGVENADDAWARLQDGATLVQAYTAFIYGGPLWPRRVVRGLAGRARAAGSNWPLRHS; encoded by the coding sequence CTGATCTGGCGCGCGTTCTTCACGCTCGTCCTGCGGCGGGTCGACGCCGAGACCGCGCACCGGCTCGGCACGCGCGCGCTGGCGTTGACGCTGGCGCCGCGGCCGCTGCGGCGCGCGGTCGCGCGCGCGTGCGGCGTCCGGGACGGCGCGCTGCGCGTCGAGGCGATGGGGCTGACGTTCCCGTCGCCGCTCGGCCTCGCCGCGGGCTTCGACAAGGACGCCGCGCATCTGAACGAGCTCGCCGCGCTCGGCTTCGGGTTCGTCGAGGTCGGGACGATCACCGCGCAGCCCCAGCCGGGCAACCCGCGGCCGCGGCTGTTCCGGCTGCCGGCCGACCGCGCGCTGGTCAACCGCATGGGCTTCAACAACGGTGGCGCCACGGCGGCCGTGGTCCGGCTCGCCAAGCGCCGCGACCCGGGTCTCGTCGTCGGCGTGAACATCGGCAAGACGAAGCTCGCCGACGACGCGGCCGCCGACTACCGCGCGAGCGCCGCCGCGCTGGCGCCGCTGGCCGACTACCTCGTCATCAACGTGTCGTCACCGAACACCCCCGGGCTGCGCGACCTCCAGGCCGTCGAGCAGCTCGAGCCGCTCGTCGCGGCGGTGCGGGAGGGGATGGGCGCCAACGCCGTCCCGCTGCTCGTCAAGATCGCGCCCGACCTCGCCGACGACGACGTCGACGCGGTCGCCGCGTTCGCGCTCCGGGTCGGCCTCGACGGGCTGATCGCGACCAACACCACCATCTCGCGCGACGGTCTCGCGACCCCTCGGGCCGAGGTCGAGGCCGCGGGCGCCGGCGGCCTCTCCGGCCCGCCCGTGGCCGAACGTTCGACGCAGGTGCTGCGGCGGCTGCGGGAGCGCCTCGGCGCCGACTTCACCATCATCTCGGTGGGTGGGGTGGAGAACGCCGACGACGCGTGGGCGCGACTGCAGGACGGAGCGACGCTCGTCCAGGCCTACACCGCCTTCATCTACGGCGGTCCGCTGTGGCCGCGCCGGGTGGTGCGCGGGCTCGCCGGACGGGCACGCGCGGCAGGTTCGAACTGGCCGCTTCGGCACTCCTGA